A genomic stretch from Flavobacterium humidisoli includes:
- a CDS encoding ABC transporter permease, whose protein sequence is MFNIERWQEIFEAISKNRLRTFLTGVSVASGIFILVILLGAGKGLQNGIEKQFERDAAGIIEVWSGTTTKEYKGLNPGRQIQFRNSDYNQSVQKFEDKLDLRASTNNYWGQSFAYGKESGNYQFRGVNPDYGGIENLTIVQGRYVNAKDLESNAKVAVIGMKLKTDLLKDKEAIGEEILINNINFKVVGVFTDPGGEREETRAYLPLTTVQKTFGGGDKISNLFFTLKKTSNYDEALAQSEKFTQDLKNLLKSKNVVAPEDDGGVGVYNSVKDAKQFYDLNLYIRLFFWWVGICTIIAGVVGVSNIMLIIVKERTKEIGIRKALGASPFSIITMILHESIFITTIAGFVGLLASLALLEFVGPMVQSEYFRNPEVDFSVALTTLVLLVFAGAMAGFFPAYRAAKIKPIVALRDE, encoded by the coding sequence ATGTTTAATATTGAACGTTGGCAGGAAATATTTGAAGCCATTTCTAAAAACCGTTTAAGAACATTCTTAACGGGAGTCTCTGTAGCCTCAGGAATCTTTATTTTGGTAATCTTGCTTGGTGCAGGAAAAGGTCTTCAGAACGGAATTGAAAAACAATTCGAACGTGATGCGGCTGGAATTATAGAGGTTTGGTCTGGAACTACTACTAAAGAATATAAAGGATTAAATCCGGGGAGACAAATTCAATTTCGCAATAGCGATTACAATCAATCGGTACAGAAATTCGAAGATAAATTAGATTTGAGAGCTTCAACAAATAATTACTGGGGGCAGTCTTTTGCTTATGGGAAAGAATCGGGTAATTATCAATTTAGAGGCGTAAATCCAGATTATGGCGGAATCGAGAATTTAACCATAGTTCAAGGCCGTTATGTAAATGCGAAGGATTTAGAAAGTAATGCAAAAGTAGCTGTTATCGGAATGAAATTGAAAACCGATTTGCTTAAGGATAAAGAGGCAATAGGAGAAGAAATCCTAATTAACAACATTAACTTTAAAGTAGTTGGAGTCTTTACAGATCCGGGAGGAGAAAGAGAAGAAACTCGTGCTTATTTGCCCTTAACTACAGTTCAGAAAACATTTGGTGGTGGCGATAAAATTAGCAACTTGTTTTTTACCCTAAAAAAGACAAGCAATTATGATGAAGCATTGGCTCAATCAGAAAAGTTTACCCAAGATTTAAAAAACTTATTAAAAAGTAAAAACGTAGTAGCTCCTGAAGATGATGGTGGTGTAGGAGTTTATAATTCGGTTAAAGATGCTAAACAGTTTTACGATTTAAATTTATATATCAGACTCTTTTTCTGGTGGGTTGGTATATGTACCATTATAGCAGGAGTTGTCGGAGTAAGTAATATCATGCTTATTATTGTAAAAGAACGTACAAAAGAAATCGGGATTAGAAAAGCACTGGGAGCTTCGCCTTTTTCTATTATCACTATGATTCTTCATGAATCAATTTTCATTACTACCATTGCAGGTTTTGTTGGGTTATTGGCAAGTCTTGCTTTATTGGAATTTGTTGGTCCGATGGTTCAGAGTGAGTATTTCAGAAATCCTGAAGTAGATTTTAGTGTAGCTTTAACTACTTTGGTATTACTTGTTTTTGCCGGAGCAATGGCAGGATTTTTCCCAGCCTACAGAGCAGCCAAAATTAAACCTATTGTAGCACTTAGAGACGAATAA
- a CDS encoding efflux RND transporter periplasmic adaptor subunit, whose amino-acid sequence MSKKTVYFLLGGAVVIIVALVGLSKAGVIGNKDEGKEVEIAKVTASTIVETVSATGKIQPEIEIKIASMVSGEIISLNVKEGQVVKKGDLLVKINPDLYTSGLERSVANLAGTKASLTQSDASFKEAKGNYERNKILYDKGVISKSDWDKAISSFEVAKATKQSAYYNVQSASASVTEAKDNLGRTTIYSPADGTISVLNVELGERVLGTQQMAGTELLRVANLNNMEVEVDVNENDIVKIKIGDEANVEVDAYLKKKFKGIVTSISNSASTTLTSDQVTNFKVKVRILKDSYQGLLEGKPSTYSPFRPGMTATVDIITTTKNNVLAVPISSVVVKSDTTAVKDFKVEDPNEDKKPAPKNDKKFECVFVKVGDKAKIRVIKTGIQDDTNIEVMSGLKPGDVVITGPYTTVSKDLNSGDKVKLKKAEDPKK is encoded by the coding sequence ATGTCAAAAAAAACTGTTTATTTCTTATTAGGTGGTGCAGTAGTTATTATTGTAGCTTTGGTCGGTCTTTCTAAGGCTGGAGTAATAGGGAATAAGGACGAAGGAAAAGAAGTGGAAATTGCAAAAGTAACAGCTTCAACAATTGTTGAAACTGTTTCTGCAACAGGTAAAATTCAGCCTGAAATTGAAATTAAAATTGCTTCGATGGTGTCGGGCGAGATTATTTCATTAAATGTAAAAGAAGGGCAAGTGGTTAAAAAAGGAGATTTATTAGTAAAAATAAATCCTGATTTATATACCTCTGGATTAGAAAGATCTGTTGCAAATTTAGCTGGAACAAAAGCAAGTCTAACTCAGTCTGACGCAAGTTTTAAAGAGGCAAAAGGAAATTATGAGCGTAATAAAATATTGTATGATAAAGGTGTAATCTCAAAATCAGATTGGGATAAAGCCATTTCTTCTTTTGAAGTGGCCAAAGCAACAAAACAAAGCGCTTATTACAATGTTCAAAGTGCTTCGGCATCTGTTACCGAAGCCAAAGACAATTTAGGACGTACCACAATTTATTCTCCTGCAGATGGAACCATTTCTGTATTAAATGTAGAATTGGGAGAAAGAGTTTTAGGAACACAGCAAATGGCCGGAACGGAGCTTTTGCGCGTGGCAAACCTAAACAATATGGAGGTTGAAGTTGATGTAAATGAAAATGACATTGTAAAAATTAAGATTGGAGACGAAGCAAATGTTGAAGTAGATGCTTACTTAAAAAAGAAATTTAAGGGAATTGTAACCAGTATTTCTAATTCTGCTAGTACAACATTAACTTCAGATCAGGTAACGAATTTTAAAGTTAAAGTTCGTATTCTGAAAGATTCTTATCAAGGTTTATTAGAAGGAAAACCAAGCACATATTCTCCTTTTAGACCAGGAATGACTGCTACTGTTGATATTATTACGACAACAAAAAATAATGTTTTGGCGGTGCCAATTAGTTCTGTTGTGGTAAAGTCGGATACTACTGCTGTAAAAGATTTTAAGGTTGAAGATCCAAATGAAGATAAAAAACCAGCTCCAAAAAATGATAAAAAATTCGAATGTGTTTTTGTGAAAGTTGGAGATAAGGCTAAGATTAGAGTTATTAAAACTGGAATTCAGGACGATACGAATATTGAAGTTATGTCTGGTCTTAAACCTGGAGATGTTGTCATTACAGGGCCATACACAACAGTTTCTAAAGATCTTAATTCTGGAGACAAGGTAAAGCTTAAGAAAGCTGAGGATCCAAAAAAATAA
- a CDS encoding ABC transporter ATP-binding protein, with the protein MIEIKDLHKSYKMGSSQLHVLKGINFNIEEGELVAIMGSSGSGKSTLLNILGILDEADSGSYILDKTPIKKLNETIASKYRNKFLGFVFQSFNLINYKTALDNVAMPLYYQGVKRKERYEIAMKYLEKVGLGSHVHHLPNELSGGQKQRVAIARALASNPKVLLADEPTGALDTKTSYEVMELIQGINDEGKTILIVTHEPDIAAMCKRNVVLKDGLIIDDKKVEQVRASSYV; encoded by the coding sequence ATGATTGAAATTAAAGATTTACACAAATCCTATAAAATGGGAAGTTCGCAATTACATGTATTAAAAGGAATTAATTTTAATATAGAAGAAGGGGAATTGGTTGCAATCATGGGGTCGTCTGGTTCGGGTAAATCAACACTTCTTAATATTTTAGGAATTTTGGATGAAGCCGATTCAGGAAGTTATATTTTAGATAAAACGCCAATTAAAAAATTAAACGAAACAATTGCTTCAAAATATCGTAACAAATTTTTAGGTTTTGTTTTTCAGTCTTTTAACTTAATAAATTACAAAACGGCATTAGACAATGTTGCGATGCCATTGTATTATCAAGGCGTCAAAAGGAAGGAACGTTACGAGATAGCAATGAAGTATTTGGAGAAAGTAGGTTTGGGTTCTCATGTTCATCACTTGCCAAATGAACTTTCTGGAGGTCAAAAACAACGTGTTGCTATTGCAAGAGCATTAGCTTCGAATCCGAAAGTATTGCTTGCCGATGAACCAACGGGAGCTCTTGACACCAAAACCTCTTATGAAGTTATGGAGCTTATTCAAGGAATTAATGACGAGGGGAAAACAATTTTGATTGTTACACACGAACCTGATATTGCAGCAATGTGCAAAAGAAATGTTGTCCTAAAAGATGGATTAATTATCGATGATAAAAAAGTAGAACAAGTTAGAGCTTCGTCTTATGTTTAA
- a CDS encoding efflux RND transporter periplasmic adaptor subunit, giving the protein MKKGVTVTILIFIAVVFFGALYYLYAKNQESPIVFKTEKAEIKTIVKNTIATGNIQPDEEVLIKPNISGIIEEVYIKAGEKIKAGDMIAKIRVVANVSNVSSSQNQVQTAKIALDNQEKIYKRQKTLFEKDVISANDYDAAQLAYNQAKQNYLAAKQGLDIVKTGTTSSLGNYANTLIRSTVNGMVLDVPVKVGNQVIESNNFNEGTTIASVADVGRMIFIGKIDESEVGKIKEKMPIEITIGAIENKKFDAVLNYIAPKGVTENGAIQFEIKAQMINRDDTFIRAGLSANASIILEKAEKVLAIKESLVQFDKKTQKPYVEVENAPQKFQRRDLVLGVSDGIYVQVKSGISDTDKIKIWNQGLINEGDKEKK; this is encoded by the coding sequence ATGAAAAAAGGAGTAACCGTAACCATTTTAATATTTATTGCAGTTGTTTTTTTTGGCGCGCTTTACTATTTGTACGCTAAAAACCAAGAATCACCGATTGTATTTAAAACGGAAAAAGCAGAAATAAAAACTATCGTAAAAAATACTATTGCGACAGGAAATATTCAGCCTGACGAAGAAGTTTTAATCAAACCAAATATTTCAGGTATTATTGAAGAAGTGTACATCAAAGCTGGTGAAAAAATCAAAGCTGGCGATATGATTGCTAAGATTAGAGTTGTAGCAAACGTTTCGAATGTAAGTAGCTCTCAGAATCAAGTACAGACTGCTAAAATAGCATTAGATAATCAGGAAAAAATCTATAAAAGACAGAAAACATTATTTGAGAAAGATGTAATTTCTGCAAATGATTATGATGCTGCACAGCTGGCTTACAATCAGGCAAAACAAAATTATCTGGCTGCAAAACAAGGTTTGGATATTGTTAAAACAGGAACAACTTCATCTTTAGGAAATTATGCTAATACATTAATTCGTTCTACAGTGAACGGAATGGTACTAGACGTTCCGGTAAAAGTAGGTAATCAAGTTATCGAAAGTAATAACTTTAATGAAGGAACTACTATTGCTAGTGTTGCCGATGTTGGAAGAATGATTTTTATAGGAAAAATTGATGAATCTGAAGTTGGAAAAATTAAAGAAAAAATGCCAATCGAGATTACAATTGGGGCTATCGAAAACAAAAAATTTGATGCAGTTTTAAACTATATTGCTCCAAAAGGAGTTACAGAAAATGGCGCAATTCAATTTGAAATAAAAGCACAAATGATCAACAGAGACGATACTTTTATTAGAGCTGGTTTAAGTGCCAATGCTTCTATTATTTTGGAGAAAGCAGAGAAAGTTTTGGCAATAAAAGAATCATTGGTTCAATTTGACAAAAAAACACAAAAGCCTTATGTAGAAGTCGAAAATGCTCCACAGAAATTTCAAAGAAGGGATTTGGTTCTTGGAGTTAGCGACGGAATCTACGTTCAAGTTAAAAGCGGTATAAGCGATACAGATAAAATTAAAATCTGGAATCAGGGCTTGATTAACGAAGGGGACAAAGAAAAAAAATAA
- a CDS encoding ABC transporter permease, with protein MFKKDNWDEILQALTANPFRTILTAFGVFWGIFILVILLAAGNGLENGIKKGFDGIATNTMFMWSQTTSKAYKGLPKTRRYDFRNSDVTALKAALPDLLYVSPRNQLGDFNGTNNVVRGTKTSAFTIYGDYPELIKQQPMDIIKGRFVNQQDIEQKRKVCVIGKGVISELYGKEEEAVGTYIKINSINFMVVGVYKSKQQGGNAEQEQKNIFIPFTTFQQAFNYGDKVGWMALTAKDETSITDLKPKILEIIKALHSINPTDDRAVGNFDLYEQFNKVQSLFNILKVIAYFVGTLVLISGVIGISNIMLIVVKERTKEIGIRRALGATPGAIRGQILSESIFLTIISGMLGIAVATGIIALLNMALDSMPQGENTMFANPTVDLGVVFVALIILVGSGLLAGFIPAQTAINVKPVDALRTE; from the coding sequence ATGTTTAAAAAAGATAATTGGGACGAGATTTTACAGGCCTTAACCGCCAATCCTTTCAGGACTATCCTGACAGCTTTTGGTGTTTTTTGGGGAATTTTTATCTTGGTAATTTTACTTGCTGCAGGTAATGGTTTGGAAAATGGTATCAAAAAAGGTTTTGATGGAATCGCGACCAATACCATGTTTATGTGGAGTCAGACTACCTCTAAGGCTTATAAAGGTTTGCCAAAAACAAGACGTTATGACTTTAGAAATAGTGATGTAACAGCTTTAAAAGCTGCATTGCCAGATTTATTATATGTTTCTCCTAGAAATCAATTAGGTGATTTTAACGGAACCAATAACGTTGTAAGAGGCACAAAAACTTCTGCATTTACAATTTATGGAGATTACCCAGAGCTGATTAAACAACAGCCGATGGATATTATTAAAGGAAGATTTGTAAATCAGCAGGATATTGAGCAGAAAAGAAAAGTTTGCGTAATTGGTAAAGGAGTTATCAGTGAGCTTTATGGTAAAGAAGAGGAAGCGGTTGGAACCTATATAAAAATTAACAGCATTAATTTCATGGTTGTTGGAGTTTATAAATCCAAACAGCAGGGAGGAAATGCAGAACAGGAACAAAAGAATATTTTTATTCCTTTTACAACTTTTCAGCAGGCCTTCAATTATGGAGATAAAGTGGGATGGATGGCACTAACGGCAAAAGATGAAACTTCTATAACCGATTTAAAGCCTAAAATTTTAGAGATTATAAAAGCATTGCATTCTATAAATCCGACAGACGACAGAGCAGTTGGAAATTTTGACTTATACGAGCAGTTTAATAAAGTGCAAAGCTTGTTTAATATTTTAAAAGTAATTGCGTATTTCGTAGGAACATTAGTTTTGATTTCGGGAGTAATCGGAATTTCGAATATCATGCTGATTGTGGTGAAGGAACGTACAAAAGAAATAGGAATTAGAAGAGCTTTAGGCGCTACTCCTGGAGCAATTAGAGGGCAGATATTGTCTGAGTCTATATTTTTGACGATTATTTCGGGTATGCTCGGAATTGCTGTTGCAACAGGAATTATAGCACTTTTAAATATGGCATTAGATTCAATGCCTCAGGGAGAAAATACCATGTTTGCGAATCCAACTGTAGATTTGGGAGTTGTATTTGTTGCATTAATTATATTGGTCGGATCTGGTTTGCTCGCTGGATTTATCCCCGCACAGACCGCCATCAATGTGAAACCCGTAGATGCATTAAGGACAGAATAA
- the tsaB gene encoding tRNA (adenosine(37)-N6)-threonylcarbamoyltransferase complex dimerization subunit type 1 TsaB: MSFILNIETATKNCSVSIAKDGHTIVCNELADEGYSHAEKLHVFIEEVIAKAGISAKDLNAVAVSQGPGSYTGLRIGVSAAKGLCYALNIPLIAVDTLQTLASQAGVTDGKIIPMLDARRMEVYSAIFNSDLTVERAIQAEIIDENSFQEYTDKLYFVGDCADKCKPVLTKDNFVFLENVKYPSAQAMSKISFDKYQKSDTVDVAYFEPYYLKDFMIAPPKKQ; the protein is encoded by the coding sequence TTGTCTTTTATTCTCAATATCGAAACGGCTACTAAAAACTGTTCTGTATCTATTGCAAAAGATGGTCATACTATTGTTTGCAATGAATTGGCAGATGAAGGCTATTCGCATGCCGAAAAACTTCATGTTTTTATTGAAGAAGTAATAGCAAAAGCAGGAATTTCGGCGAAGGATTTAAATGCTGTTGCAGTTAGCCAAGGTCCGGGATCTTACACTGGTTTAAGAATTGGTGTTTCGGCAGCAAAAGGGTTATGTTATGCTTTAAATATTCCGTTAATTGCTGTAGATACTTTACAGACTCTAGCTTCTCAGGCGGGAGTAACAGACGGAAAAATTATACCCATGTTAGATGCTCGCCGTATGGAAGTTTACAGCGCTATTTTTAACTCAGATTTGACAGTTGAAAGAGCAATCCAAGCTGAAATTATTGACGAAAATTCATTTCAAGAATATACAGATAAACTTTATTTTGTTGGCGATTGTGCTGATAAATGTAAACCTGTTTTGACTAAAGACAATTTTGTGTTTTTAGAAAATGTAAAATATCCTTCAGCGCAAGCAATGAGTAAAATCAGTTTTGATAAGTATCAAAAAAGCGACACTGTAGATGTCGCTTATTTTGAACCTTATTATTTAAAAGATTTTATGATTGCTCCTCCAAAAAAACAATAA
- a CDS encoding TolC family protein codes for MKINKYNSLFFAVLFGFGLTGQAQSKQWTLEECVRYALENNITVKLSELDVKNAEIDKRGALGNYLPSVNGNASHSWNIGLNQDVTTGILRNQTTQYSSVGINAGVDIYKGLQNQNTMRKAKLSIIASHYQLLKMQEDISLNVASAFLQILSNKEDLKVKKEQLLIDEKRYARSEEMVNAGTIPRGDLFDLKATVATDKQNIAVSENNLLISKLSLAQLLQLKEFADFDVVDDTNVADENNILAQSPIEIYNKAKETRTELKLAQTNLEIAEKNVSIAKGAYQPTLSGFYGFNTRASYSDQVRLDANGNPYTVGPDPIFQQFSDNKGHNFGLQLNVPIFNGFSVKNNVERNKVSLEKSKIDLEQKSLDLQRNVYTAFTDARGALNTYESSTVTLEARQQAYNYAKEKYDVGLMNSFDFTQAQTLLTNAQSDVIRTKYDYMFKIKILEFYFGIPIVPIITK; via the coding sequence ATGAAAATAAATAAATATAATAGTCTGTTTTTTGCAGTGTTATTCGGATTCGGATTAACTGGGCAGGCGCAATCAAAACAATGGACTTTGGAAGAGTGTGTGAGATATGCACTCGAGAATAATATCACAGTAAAACTATCTGAATTAGATGTAAAAAATGCTGAAATCGATAAAAGAGGAGCTTTAGGAAATTATCTTCCTTCTGTAAATGGAAATGCTTCTCACTCTTGGAATATCGGTTTGAACCAGGATGTTACAACAGGTATTTTACGTAACCAAACTACACAATATTCTTCAGTTGGGATAAACGCTGGAGTTGACATCTACAAAGGACTTCAGAATCAAAACACGATGAGAAAGGCAAAATTAAGTATCATTGCCTCGCATTATCAGCTGTTAAAAATGCAAGAAGATATTTCGTTGAATGTCGCTAGTGCCTTTTTGCAAATTTTATCTAATAAAGAAGATTTAAAGGTTAAAAAGGAGCAGTTGTTAATTGATGAAAAACGATATGCACGTTCTGAAGAAATGGTAAATGCAGGAACTATTCCGCGTGGAGATTTGTTCGATTTGAAAGCTACTGTAGCAACAGACAAACAAAATATTGCGGTTTCTGAAAATAATTTACTGATTTCTAAATTGAGTTTGGCTCAGCTTTTACAATTAAAAGAGTTTGCAGATTTTGATGTAGTTGACGATACTAATGTAGCGGATGAAAATAATATCCTAGCTCAGAGTCCAATTGAAATTTATAATAAAGCAAAAGAAACTAGAACAGAGTTGAAATTAGCACAGACCAATTTGGAGATTGCTGAGAAAAATGTTTCTATAGCCAAAGGAGCTTATCAGCCAACACTTTCTGGTTTCTATGGGTTTAATACTAGAGCAAGTTATAGCGATCAAGTTAGGTTGGATGCAAACGGTAATCCGTATACTGTAGGTCCAGACCCTATATTCCAGCAGTTTAGCGATAATAAAGGACATAATTTTGGTTTACAGTTAAATGTTCCTATTTTCAATGGTTTCTCAGTTAAGAATAATGTAGAACGTAATAAAGTAAGTTTAGAAAAATCTAAAATAGATTTAGAACAAAAAAGTTTAGATTTGCAACGTAACGTTTACACCGCTTTTACAGATGCAAGAGGAGCTTTAAATACATATGAATCTTCTACTGTAACTTTAGAGGCGAGACAGCAGGCTTACAATTATGCAAAAGAAAAATATGATGTTGGTTTAATGAATTCATTTGATTTCACTCAAGCTCAAACATTATTGACTAATGCACAGTCTGATGTTATTCGAACAAAATATGATTACATGTTTAAAATTAAAATATTAGAGTTTTATTTCGGAATTCCAATTGTTCCAATTATTACAAAATAA